In Chitinophaga sp. H8, a single genomic region encodes these proteins:
- a CDS encoding serine hydrolase — MTKCTKAFASFFLSLFFCIETNILLGQNNTTYSNEVQAKIKQFENNLGLWVQIGNQQFTLADRMKSNHVNGVSIALIKDYKIEWAKGYGWADSAEQRPVTTNTLFQAGSISKSLNGVGILKLAQEGKLNLDSDINIYLRSWKFPYDSLSKGKKITIANLLSYTAGLTVHGFEGYEKGDAIPALIQILNGEKPANSKAIRSMYEPSLKSEYSGGGTTISQLILQDITGQPYDTYMWNNVLNPMGMSNSFYTQPPPADKENLLATGYYNDGKAVKGKYHIYPEQAAAGLWTNPTDLAKYIIETQLSLQGKSNKVLSPETTRLRLTPYIDNSAALGVFIIKKGNENYFNHDGSDEGFVATYYGSMENGNGAVVMANTDNGSLLSEIVNSLAAVYNWKDFYTPKFKKVVTVNNEILESYVGNYKLHRDTLTVTLEKEDLVIRLNSKTKYKIYFTSDTDFFMLEMAGSEQRFTKDKNKKINGFEINDNGYKMQAVKIE, encoded by the coding sequence ATGACTAAATGCACAAAAGCCTTTGCATCATTTTTTTTATCTCTGTTCTTTTGTATAGAAACAAATATACTGCTTGGACAAAATAATACAACATATTCTAACGAAGTACAAGCAAAAATTAAACAGTTCGAAAACAATTTAGGTTTATGGGTGCAAATAGGGAATCAGCAATTTACACTTGCCGACAGAATGAAAAGTAATCATGTAAACGGAGTAAGTATCGCATTGATAAAAGATTATAAAATAGAGTGGGCAAAAGGATATGGTTGGGCAGATAGTGCGGAACAACGGCCAGTTACAACAAATACATTATTCCAGGCAGGTTCAATTAGTAAATCATTAAACGGGGTTGGTATTTTAAAATTAGCACAGGAAGGTAAATTAAACCTTGATTCAGATATTAATATTTATTTGAGATCATGGAAATTTCCTTATGACTCTTTATCAAAAGGGAAAAAAATAACGATAGCAAATCTGTTAAGTTATACAGCAGGATTAACAGTACACGGATTTGAAGGTTATGAAAAAGGAGATGCCATACCTGCACTGATACAAATTTTAAATGGCGAAAAGCCGGCTAACAGCAAAGCAATCCGGTCAATGTATGAGCCTTCACTTAAATCTGAATATTCAGGTGGAGGAACAACCATATCGCAGTTAATATTACAAGATATAACAGGGCAACCTTACGATACATACATGTGGAATAATGTATTAAACCCAATGGGAATGAGCAATAGCTTTTATACCCAACCACCGCCTGCGGATAAAGAAAATTTATTAGCAACAGGTTATTATAATGATGGGAAAGCAGTGAAGGGGAAGTATCATATTTATCCCGAACAAGCTGCTGCGGGCCTATGGACAAATCCTACAGATCTAGCTAAATATATTATAGAAACACAACTATCATTACAAGGAAAAAGCAATAAAGTACTTTCCCCGGAAACAACCAGGCTTAGATTGACCCCTTATATTGATAACTCCGCAGCGTTAGGAGTGTTTATTATTAAAAAGGGAAATGAAAACTATTTTAACCATGATGGTTCCGATGAAGGCTTTGTTGCTACATACTACGGCAGTATGGAAAATGGGAACGGAGCAGTAGTAATGGCCAATACCGATAATGGAAGCCTGTTAAGCGAAATAGTCAATTCCCTGGCTGCTGTTTATAACTGGAAAGATTTTTATACTCCGAAATTCAAAAAGGTAGTTACCGTAAATAACGAAATTTTGGAATCATACGTAGGAAACTACAAACTACATAGGGATACACTTACTGTTACCCTGGAAAAAGAAGATTTGGTAATAAGGTTAAACAGTAAAACGAAATACAAAATTTATTTTACTTCTGATACTGATTTTTTTATGTTGGAAATGGCTGGATCGGAGCAAAGATTTACAAAAGACAAAAATAAAAAGATAAATGGCTTTGAGATTAATGATAATGGTTATAAAATGCAAGCCGTGAAAATAGAATAG
- the mnmE gene encoding tRNA uridine-5-carboxymethylaminomethyl(34) synthesis GTPase MnmE codes for MLGKLTGFDDTIVALATAPGVGAIAVIRLSGKAAFAICNSLFPAKDLLQQPSHTLHFGSIVSAGKVIDEVVVSLYKGPRSYTGEDVIEISCHGSPYIQQQIIDACVNAGARLAKPGEFTQRAFLNGKLDLTQAESVADLIASNSAASHQTAMQQMRGGFSRELKALREQLITFSALIELELDFSQEDVEFADRTRLYNLVTEAMLVLRHLIDSFRMGNVIKNGVNTAIVGKPNAGKSTLLNTLLNENRAIVSDIAGTTRDTIEEILNIQGILFRLIDTAGIRESADSIESIGVQKTMEKIKEAGVVVYLFDVNELTATDIRNQMADFENAQVNYLLVGNKSDVLGEAAASAKFSDFPEILFISAKNHAHIEDLKDQLVHKVLSGDVNTEHTIITNARHHAALQEVLESLQEVKQGMDNGLSGDLLSLDIRRCLHYLGEITGEVTNEDRLDYIFSKFCIGK; via the coding sequence ATGTTAGGTAAACTGACCGGATTTGATGATACCATAGTAGCGCTGGCTACTGCGCCAGGTGTAGGAGCTATTGCTGTGATAAGGCTGAGTGGAAAAGCTGCTTTTGCTATCTGTAACAGTTTGTTTCCGGCGAAGGACTTGTTGCAGCAACCCAGCCATACGCTTCACTTTGGCAGCATTGTATCTGCCGGTAAGGTGATAGATGAAGTGGTAGTAAGCTTGTATAAAGGCCCGCGTTCCTATACTGGGGAGGATGTGATTGAAATATCCTGCCATGGATCTCCCTATATTCAGCAACAAATTATAGATGCCTGTGTAAATGCTGGCGCAAGACTGGCTAAACCAGGAGAGTTTACACAACGTGCTTTCCTGAATGGTAAGCTGGACCTTACCCAGGCGGAGTCTGTTGCAGACCTGATTGCCAGTAACTCGGCGGCCTCCCATCAAACGGCTATGCAACAAATGAGAGGGGGCTTTTCCAGGGAATTAAAGGCATTAAGGGAACAACTGATCACCTTCTCTGCATTAATAGAGCTGGAGCTGGATTTTAGCCAGGAAGACGTGGAATTTGCTGATCGTACCCGTTTGTATAACCTTGTTACAGAGGCTATGTTGGTACTTCGCCACCTGATAGACTCTTTCCGTATGGGAAATGTAATTAAGAATGGTGTAAATACTGCTATTGTGGGAAAACCTAATGCTGGTAAATCCACTTTACTTAATACCCTGCTGAATGAGAACCGCGCTATTGTAAGTGACATTGCGGGTACTACCCGTGATACCATCGAAGAAATACTGAATATACAGGGTATATTATTCCGCCTCATTGATACTGCCGGTATCCGCGAAAGTGCCGACAGCATTGAAAGCATCGGTGTGCAAAAAACAATGGAGAAAATCAAAGAGGCAGGGGTAGTGGTGTATTTGTTTGATGTAAATGAACTCACGGCTACAGATATACGTAATCAGATGGCCGATTTTGAAAATGCCCAGGTAAATTATCTGTTGGTGGGTAATAAATCTGATGTATTGGGAGAAGCCGCAGCCAGCGCTAAGTTTTCCGACTTCCCCGAAATACTTTTTATATCTGCGAAGAATCATGCTCATATCGAAGACCTGAAAGATCAACTGGTACATAAAGTACTTTCCGGTGATGTAAATACGGAGCATACCATCATTACCAATGCCCGTCATCATGCTGCGCTGCAGGAAGTACTGGAATCTTTGCAAGAGGTAAAACAAGGTATGGATAATGGCCTTTCCGGCGATTTATTGTCGCTGGATATTCGCAGGTGCTTACATTACCTTGGTGAGATAACAGGGGAAGTAACCAATGAAGACAGGCTGGATTATATTTTCAGTAAGTTTTGTATCGGGAAGTAG
- a CDS encoding TonB family protein, which produces MDSAKILKSNFLDILFDGRNKEYGAYDLRKQYDKRVRNSILGTASLFVLILGGYLINNYVQAEEAKKPKKPVIQEIKIEDVKIPDDPKTPPPPPPPPAPPPPVKPSVQFTPPVIKKDNEVPPEEEPPKHEDLKDKAVSTKTVEGDPNGIDPGLLSDSKGTGVVDAPPPAKEEIFTFVEQPPTFPGGEEALAKYLSKNIRYPRVAQENGISGTVFVQFVVDSEGNIKDVKTVGAAKGGGLEEEAVRVVKTMPKWKPGKQNGRQVSVQFNLPIRFTLQE; this is translated from the coding sequence ATGGATTCAGCTAAAATCTTAAAGTCCAATTTTCTTGATATCCTGTTTGACGGCAGGAATAAAGAGTATGGGGCTTATGATCTAAGAAAACAGTACGATAAACGGGTACGGAACTCCATTCTGGGAACCGCCTCCCTGTTCGTATTGATCTTGGGTGGTTACCTGATTAACAACTATGTTCAGGCTGAAGAGGCTAAAAAGCCTAAGAAGCCGGTTATTCAGGAAATTAAAATAGAAGATGTGAAGATTCCGGATGATCCAAAGACTCCTCCGCCTCCACCTCCTCCGCCGGCACCACCACCACCGGTGAAACCGTCAGTTCAATTTACGCCACCCGTGATCAAAAAGGATAACGAGGTGCCACCAGAGGAAGAACCTCCAAAGCATGAAGATTTAAAAGACAAGGCAGTAAGTACTAAAACTGTGGAAGGTGATCCGAACGGTATCGATCCGGGATTATTGTCTGATAGTAAAGGTACCGGTGTGGTAGATGCTCCGCCGCCTGCTAAGGAAGAAATCTTCACTTTTGTGGAACAACCTCCTACCTTCCCAGGTGGTGAAGAAGCCCTGGCTAAGTACCTGAGCAAAAATATCCGCTATCCGCGTGTAGCGCAGGAAAATGGTATTTCCGGTACTGTGTTCGTACAATTTGTGGTAGACTCTGAAGGTAACATCAAGGATGTGAAAACAGTAGGTGCTGCAAAGGGCGGTGGATTGGAAGAAGAAGCTGTGCGTGTGGTGAAAACCATGCCTAAATGGAAACCTGGTAAACAAAATGGACGTCAGGTATCCGTACAGTTTAACTTACCTATCCGCTTTACACTGCAAGAGTAG